The Pseudomonas sp. IAC-BECa141 genome contains the following window.
ACGCAGACCGTCGGCCGCGTTGGCCCGAGGCGGCGCGGCACGGAAGCCGTCGTTGAAGATTTCCAGCGACAGCGGCCCGGTGTAGCCGCTCTGGATGATGGGTGCGAGGAAGCCCGGCAGATCAAACTCGCCCTGCCCCGGAAAGCAGCGGAAATGCCGGCTCCACTCCAGTACGTCCATCGCCAGGATCGGCGCGTCGGCCATTTGCACGAAGAAAATCTTGTTGCCGGGAATCTCGGCAATCGCCCGTGGATCGCCCTTGAGCGACAGTGTGTGGAAGCTGTCGAGCAACACGCCGAGGGCCGGATGATCAGCCTGACGCACGATGTCCCAGACCTGTTGATAAGTGTTCACATGACGGCCCCAGGCCAGCGCTTCATAACCGATGCGCAGACCACGAGCGCCGGCGCGCTCGGCCAGCAGACGCAGGTCGTCGATGAGGATCTGTTGATCGCCGATACTGTCGGGGGAGGCATTGCTGCAGACCAGCACCAGGTCGGTGCCCAGTTCCTGCATCAGGTCGAACTTGCGCTCGGCCCGCTCCAGATTGCGCTCCAGACGATCGCGGCGGCAGCCTTCGAAATCGCGGAACGGCTGGAACAGGGTGATGGCGATTCCAAGGTCGGCGCACATCTGCCGGATTTCCCGGGGACTGCCGTCGTAATACAGAAGATCGTTCTCGAAAATCTCCACCCCGTCGAACCCGGCGGCGGCAATGGCTTCGAGCTTTTCCGGCAGGGTTCCGCTCAAGGAGACGGTGGCAATGGATCGCTGCATGTTTCAACTCCCGGTGGAGACGTCGGCTACGGAAATTGCGCCGCTTTTATAGAGTGAGCGAATTATTGGTCCCGGTTTTTCATTGAGCAATTTAAACTGTACTACCCGGTTAGTTTTGCGTGCGATTATCGAACACAATGCCGGTTTGGCGAATTGACGATTTTTCGTCCACTGCCCAACATCCGTCTCACCTTGAGTCCGGAACTGAACCACCGGTCGCAGCGTGCACAACAAAAGCACACCAAATAACAAATCCAAAAACGGGTGGAACACATGATTCCTTCACAGACTTCCCGCATGGCTCCGGCCATGAGCACTGCCACGGGTGGCATCGGCGACAAGATCCGCGGCGCCATGGCCGTCGGCAAGACCCGTTGGGGCATGCTGGCGCTGGTGTTTTTCGCCACCACCCTGAACTACATCGACCGCGCCGCCCTCGGCGTCATGCAGCCGATCCTCGCCAAGGAAATGAGCTGGACGGCGATGGACTACGCCAACATCAACTTCTGGTTTCAGGTCGGCTACGCGATCGGCTTCGTGCTGCAGGGACGGCTGATCGACCGGGTCGGCGTCAAACGCGTGTTCTTCTGCGCGGTGCTGCTCTGGAGCCTGGCCACCGGCGCCCATGGTCTGGCGACCTCGGCGGTGGGCTTCATGGTCTGCCGGTTCATCCTCGGCCTGACCGAAGCGGCCAACTACCCGGCCTGTGTGAAGACCACGCGCCTGTGGTTCCCGGCCGGCGAGCGCGCCGTGGCCACCGGCATCTTCAACGCCGGCACCAACGTCGGCGCGATGTTTACCCCGATGCTGCTGCCACTGATCCTTCGCGTGTGGGGCTGGCAGGCCGCATTCCTGTGCATGTCGGCACTGGGCGGGATCTGGCTGCTGTTCTGGGGCCTGAAGTATTTCAATCCGGAAGATCACCCGAGCGTGAAGCAGTCGGAGCTGGACTACATTCAGAAAGAAGTCGAACCGGAACAGGCCCGCGTACCGTTCTCGCGAATCCTGCGCATGCGCGGCACCTGGGCCTTCGCCCTCGCCTACGCGCTGACCGCGCCGGTGTTCTGGTTCTACCTGTACTGGCTGCCGCCGTTTCTCAATCAGCAATACAACCTGGGCATCAACGTCACCCAGATGGGCATTCCGCTGATCATCATCTACGTGACAGCCGACTTCGGCAGCGTGGGCGGCGGGATTCTGTCTTCGTTCCTGATCGGTCGCGGCATGAACTCGATCAAGGCGCGGCTGCTGTCGATGTTCCTGTTCGCCTGCTGCATCATCGGCGTGGTGATGGCTGCCGGATCCGCCAACCTGTGGATCGCCGTCGCCGCCATCTCCCTGGCCATCGGCGCGCATCAGGCCTGGACTGCCAACATCTGGAGCCTGGTGATGGACTACACGCCCAAGCACATGATGAGCACGGTCTTCGGTTTCGGCGGCATGTGCGCGGCGATCGGCGGGATGTTCATGACCCAGATCGTCGGCCACATCCTGACCGTCACCAACAACAACTACACCGTGTTGTTCACCCTGATCCCGGCGATGTACTTCATTGCCCTGACCTGGATGTACTTCGTGGCACCGCGCAAGATTCCTACCGTTACCGAGTAACCTGCCCTTCCTTGTGGGAGCGAGCTTGCTCGCGAATGCGGACTGACATTCAGCACTGACGTTGAATGACACACCGCCTTCGTGAGCAAGCTCACTCCCACAGTGTTTTTCAGCGCCGGCTCTGCTGCCACGCTGCCGCCAGTCCGCTGCAACAGATCACCGCAATCCCGATCACCGTCATCAGGGTCGGCGTGTGCGCAAACAGCAACCAGCCCAACAACCCCGCGAACACGATCTGGCAATAACCGAACGGTGCCAGCAGCGCCGGCGCGGCATGGCGGAACGCCTGGGTCAGAAACAGGTGTGCGGTCATCCCGCAACTGCCCAGCGCCAGCATCAACAATCCGTGCCCCAGGCTTGGCACCTGCCAGAAGAACGGCACCAGCGCACTCATCACCAGCGTGTTGCACAACCCGGCGAAAAAATTACTGGTGGTCGGGCTGTCGACTTCCGAGAGTTTGCGGGTGAGCAACTGATAGAAGCAGAAAAACAGCGCCGAACAGAACGGCAAGAGAATCGCCGGAGTAAACAAGTCACCGCCCGGATGGACGATGATCAGCACACCGATGAACCCGCACACCACCGCGATCCACTGACCGCCCGTCACCCTTTCCTTGAGCAGCGGTACCGACAGCGCCGTCACCAGCACCGGCGCAAGAAAGTTGACTGCCGTAGCCTCGGCCAGCGGGATGTACAGCAACGCCGTGGTGAAAAACAGGCTGGTGCCCAACAGGCACAACGCCCGCGCCAACTGCCATAACGGGCGTTTGGTGCGCAGCACACGCAGCCCGGACTGCGGCAGGAAAATTCCCGCCATCAGCAGCGTGTGCACCAGATACCGCGCCCACACCACCATGACGATCGGATAAAAACCCGAAAGGTATTTCGACAGCGCGTCGTGGCTGGAGAACAGGAAGGTTGCCACGACAATCAGCAAGATCCCCTTGAAGGGTTGGTTGACACCGGAAAGCGGAGTGCTGACGGTCATTGGCTCTCTCTGAATAAAAAATAAACGGTGACGAGGACGCAGTTGCCCTCGCCCCTTGAAGCAGACTTAAAGCCGGGCCAACAATTCCCGCGTCCGGTCGATTGCCATTTGCGCCCGCTGCAAACCACTCACGCCTTGCTCCAGCAATTTGACCGTGGGAATTTCCAGGCTCAGGGGAAGGTTAGCCGCAAGACTGTGCAACAAGCCGATCAAGTCACAATCGCCCTCGCCGGGAAACCGTCGTTCATGGCGGGCCTGACGCAAGATCTCGGCCATGTCCGTCGGCCTCGGCCCGGCCACATCGCACAACTGTGCATAGCGCAGCCGCGAGACCGGCACACCGGCCAGATCTTCCAGCCGCGATCCGGAACGGTCGAAGTGAAACGCATCGATCAGCACCGCCCCATTTTCGCGCCCGGCATTGTCGACGATGCGCAACGCCTGTTCGAGATTGCGCGTATCGGTCCAGGGCATGAACTCCAGATGCGGATGCAAACCGTACGGCGCCGCCAGATCGCAGAGTGCCGCAAAATGATCGGTGAGCCGTTGTTCGTCGGGATCGTTGCCGGCGACCAGCAACTCGCTGGCACCGAACTCCGCGCCGACGCTGAGCAGCTTCTCGAAATCCGCGACCACTGTCTGCGGTTTCAAACGCAGGATTTCCACGTCGAGCACGCCAATTCCGGTGTCACGCAAACGCGCCAGCGTCTGACGCCGCAAATCGCCGTCGGCTACCAGCGCAAAGTGATATTCCTCTGGCGTCGCCGGCTCCAGACGCAGACCGACATGGCTGTACCCGGCACGGGCGGCGACCTCGACCATCTCGGGTGGCGAGAGCTCCAGCACGGTCAGGCTGGCCAGGGACAGAATTCGCTCGCTCATGGCCGCGCCTCGGCCAATCCGGGTGACGTAGCGGAGCGAATGCCGATTCGAAGGGGCGGGTTCAAGGGGAGATCCTCTTGTGATTATTGTGGGAAAAGTCACTCCCGCAACAATTTAGAACCCGGTTCCAGATTCTCCCACCCGCCCGACTGAAAAGTGGGCGAACAGCGCACAACTTTGTTTAAACGAACAACTCCGACGCCAGGCTGGCCGCCGACAGCTCCTCGGTAAACGTCAGCAACAGCGGCGCCAGTTCATGCAGCCGCGCCCCCGGCATCCGTGCGCTCGGCCCGGCGATACTGAGCACGCCAATCACCCGGCCATCGGCGGGGTGTTTCACCACGGCGGCAATCGCCGAAGTGCCCACCGCCGAACTTTCCTCTACACACGCATAGCCCTGTTCCCGGGCGACGCGCAGGCGTTCGAGCAGTTCAATATTGGAGCGCGGCGCATTGGGCCCGATATCCGCCGGCACCTCCGCACCCTGGCGCTCGACCAGCGACAACGCTTCGGCGTCGCTCATGCACGCCAGCCATGCATGGCCCGACGCGGTGTAAAACAGCGGCGCATCGCGGCCCATGTCCGGGTCGTAACGCAGGCCGATACGGGCGCCCTGGGCCTTGGCGATCCAGGTCTGGCGCTCGCCGTCGATCACCCCCAGGCGCACCAGTTCACCGGTTTCCTGAGCCAGGCGATCGAGCACTGGCTGCACAATGTCGGCCCCACTGCTGGACAGGTACTGAAAGCCCATCGCAACCAGTTTGGTCGACAGGTGATAACGCAACGTCTCCGGGTTCTGCCGCACGTAACCCAGACGGATCAGCTCGGCGAGCAGGCGGTGCGTCGCGCTCTTCGGAATATCCAGTTGATCGGCCAGTGCCTGCATCGGCAACCCGCGCGGATCACTGGTAAGGCTTTCCAGCACGCTGAAAACCCGTTCGATTTGACTGCCGGCCATGGTGCGCTCTCGGTGAAATTTCGCCGATTCTAGAAGACATCCCGAGGAATGCGAAATCTGGAGCCCGGAGTCCGATAACCGCCCACTTTGCGCGTCAGTCGGTTGATCTGCTTCGCCCGCGCTGGTTATTTTCTGGAACCTGATTCTAAAAATAATTGATTACTGGAGCCTTTCCTGATGCCTGCCCTTCCCGATATCGACTGCGACGTTCTGGTGGTTGGCTCCGGCGCCGCCGGTTTGTCAGCTGCCGTGACCGCCGCCTGGCATGGCTTGAAGGTCATCGTGGTGGAAAAGGATCCGGTGTTCGGCGGCGCCACCGCATGGTCTGGCGGCTGGGCGTGGGTGCCGTGCAATCCGCTGGCCCGGCGCGCCGGGATCGTGGAAGACGTGGAATTGCCGCGCACTTACCTACGCCACGAACTCGGCGAGCACTACGACCCGGCCATGATCGACGCCTTCCTTGAAGCCGGCCCACGCATGGTGGCGTTCTTCGAACAGCACACCGCGCTGCAATTCGCCGACGGCAACGCCATCGCCGACATCCACGGCGAAACTCCGGGCGCCGGTACCGGTGGACGTTCGGTAATTGCGGCACCCTATGACGGACGAAAGGCCGGACGCCTGCTCAAGCGTCTTCGTACAACGATGCGCGAAACTTCGTTCATGGGCATGCCGATCATGGCGGGGGCGGATCTGTCGGCGTTTCTCAATCTGACTCGCTCGTTGTCGGCGGCCTGGCACGTGACCCGACGCTTCACCCGCCATCTGCTGGACCTGGCGCTGCACGGCCGGGCGATGCAACTGGTCAACGGCGTGGCGCTGGTGGCGCGGCTGGCGAAATCCGCCGAAGACCTCGGCGTACTGCTGTGGGAATCGGCGCCGGTAACCGAACTGCTGCGCGACGAATCACGCATCACCGGCGCTCGTGTGAACACCGCAAAAGGCCCGGTCAATGTCCATACCCGCAAAGCCGTGGTGCTCGCCGCGGGCGGATTTGCCAATGACGTCGAGCGGCGCAAAGCGCTGTTTCCCCGCACGCCCACCGGCCATGAACATTGGGCGTTGCCTCCGCTGGCAGTCAATGGCGATGGCCTGCGACTGGGTGAAACCGTCGGAGGCCGGGTCAACACCGATGTGGCCTCACCAGTGGCCTGGGCGCCCGTCTCGCAAGTGCCGCATTCCGACGGCAGCATCGGCCATTTCCCACACATCATCGAACGCGGCAAACCGGGGATCATCGGCGTACTGCGCAACGGCCAGCGCTTCGTCAACGAAGCCAACGGCTATTACGACTATGTCAGCGCCATGGTCGCCGCCGCCCCCGAAGGTGAAGAGGTTGCGTCCTGGTTGATCTGCACCCGCGCCTTCCAGCGTCGCTACGGGCTCGGCATGTCTCGGCCGTTTCCGGTTCCGGTGTCAGGCTTTATCCGCAGCGGCTATCTGAAAACCGGAAATACCCTTGAGGAATTGGCTGGTGCATGCGGCATTGATCCGAACGGTTTACGCGCCACTCTCCATGACTACAACCACCATGCCCGTCACGGCGAAGATCCGCTGTTCGGTCGCGGTTCGACCCCGTACAACCGCAAACAGGGCGACCCGGCGCAAAAACCCAACCCGTGCGTGGCGCCTATCGAACAAGGCCCGTTCTACGCGGTGAAGGTGCAGCCGGGCTGCTTCGGCACCTTCGCCGGGCTCAAGGTCAATCCGCACGCGCAAGTGCTCGACGCCAATGACCTGCCTATCGCGGGGCTTTACGCGGCGGGTGGCGACATGGCCAGCATCATGGGCGGGCACTACCCGGCGGGCGGGATCAACCTCGGCCCGGCCCTGACTTTCGGTTACGTCGCAGCCCGGCACATGGCGGGCACCTGACCCGGCGAAAGAAAACCGCCGGCGAATTGAATTCCCGGCGCCCGCGCTCGTCAATAACAGGCCCGACCTCGTCACCTCGAGGCCGGGCCTTTGTGCGTGTGTGCGAATAGACGGACGACCGGACTGGCGCCACACTCACACACCAGCAACACTCATCACCACGATCAGACAGAGGATTCCCACATGCTATGGAAAAAAGGCCGACGCAGTGACAACGTCGTCGATGCCCGTGGCGATGACATGGGCGGTGGCGGCGGCATGCGCTTCGGCGGTGGCAAGGGGCTGAGCCTCGGGGCGATTCTGCTGATCGTCGGTATCGGCTGGATCACCGGGCAAGACCCGCTGCAGATCCTCGGCCAGCTCACCGGGCAGATGACCGAACAATCGGCCCCCACTTCGCAAACCCGTCAGGCACCGCCGGCCAACGATGAACAGGCCGAATTCGTGCGCTCGATCCTCGGCGACACCGAAGACACCTGGGGCGCGATCTTCCAGCAGGCTGGCCGGCAATATAAGGACCCGACTCTGGTGCTGTTCAGCAACCGGGTCAATTCCGCCTGTGGTCTGGCGACCTCGGCCACTGGCCCGTTCTATTGCCCGGCGGACCAGAAGGTCTATCTGGACATGACGTTCTTCCAGGAGATGGCCCAGCGCTTCAAGGCCGCCGGCGACTTCGCCCAGGCCTACGTGATCGCTCACGAAGTCGGACACCATGTGCAGACGCTTCTCGGCGTCTCGGCAAAAATTCAGACAGCCCGCCAGCAAGGTCGGCAGATGGAAGGTGACGGCGGTCTGCTGGTCCGTCAGGAATTGCAGGCCGATTGCCTGGCCGGAGTCTGGGCCTACAACGCTCAAAAGCGTTTGAACTGGCTGGAACCGGGCGACATCGAAGAGGCCTTGAACGCGGCGAACGCCATCGGTGATGATCGCCTGCAACAACAGGGTCAGGGCCGTGTGGTGCCGGACTCGTTTACTCACGGTACGTCGGCGCAAAGGGTGCGCTGGTTCAAAACCGGATTCGCCCAGGGCCAGGTCGGCCAGTGCGATACCTTTGCGGCGAAAAACCTGTAAATGCATAAATGGCTGTTGGCTTTACTGTTCATCGGCGGCACCGCCCAGGCGGCCGGCGTCGACGCAATCAGTCCCGGGCGCCTGCAATTGCAGGCCGGCGAAATGGCGGTGAGCATCGGCCCGGCGCCGGCCAAAATCGAGCGCGTGCTGATCGTCATTCATGGCCGTCTGCGCAACGCCGAGACCTATCGCAAAAGCGGTGAAATCGCGGCGGAACTGGCCGGGCAAACCGCCAACACCCTGGTAATCGCCCCGCAGTTTCTCAACGAAAGCGATGTGTCGCTCTACTCGTTACCCGCCAGCGTGCTGCGCTGGCAAGGCAACGACTGGATGGGCGGCGGATTATCCACAGCGCCGAAACCGCTGAGCTCCTACGCTGCACTGGACGAAATCGTCGGGCGGCTGAGCGATCGCAAGCAGTTTCCGGACGTGAAGCAGATCGTGATCTTCGGTCATTCCGGTGGCGCGCAGGTGGTGCAGCGTTATGCACTGCTGGCCCAGGAACAACCGGCGCTGAAGACCGAAGGCATTCGCTTGCGTTACGTGGTGGCCAACCCGTCGTCGTACGCCTACTTCAATGAGCAGCGCCCGGTGGCCTTCGATCATGCGAAGTGTCCGGGTTTCAACCGCTGGAAGTACGGTCTGATGGATCCGCCGATCTATTCGGGTGGGCAAACGCCCGCGCAGCTTGAAGGCCGTTACGTCAAACGCGAGGTGATTTATCTGCTGGGCCAGCAGGACACCGACCCGCAACACCCGGCGCTGGACAAGAGCTGCGCCGCCAAAGCCCAGGGGGCTTATCGACTGGAGCGCGGCAAGCTGTTTTTCGGTTACTTGCTGCGTCGTCACCCTGAAGGGGTCAATCAGCGCCTGATCGAAGTGCCCGGCGTCGGGCATGACGGCAACGGCATGCTGACCTCGCCGGAAGGCCAGAAAGCCCTATTCGAGCAATAAGTCTGGTGTGGCTTGATCTGGCCCCATCGCCGGCAAGCCAGCGATGGGGCCCGCTCCGACAATCCATGAATCAAGCGAACAACATCCGCCGCAACTCGACACAATCCTTCGCATGCCAGTCCGTCAACTCCGGCCACGGATTGTCCGGCAGGTTCACCAGCACCGTGTGGGTGCCCGCCGCCCGGCCGCAATCAAGATCAAACCGGTAATCACCGACCATCACCATCTCGCTCGCCGACACTTGCCAGGCATCGGCCAGTTTCAGCAGGCCCTCGGGATGCGGTTTTGGCTGTGCTTCATCGCGGCCGAGCACATCCTCCACCGCGAAGCAGTCGGCCAGGCCGATGGCCTCCAGCGTCACATGGGCCAGCTCCCGCGCATTGCGGGTCAGGACGCCGAGACGATAACCGCGCGCGTGCAGGTCGCGCACCAGTTCCACCGCACCGTCTGCCGGGGTCGAGCCGAGCGCCAGATCGCGCTCATGCTCGAGCAGCCAAGCATGTTTCGCCGCCGCTTCCTCGGCGGGCAGCGCCGCGAGGTGGGTGAGGATGTCGTCCTCCGGCGGGATCGAAAGCGCCACGCGGATCGCCGCGAAGTCGTGCACGGCGACGGTCAGGGTGCCGTCCATGTCGAACACCCAGTGCCGCACATCCGCCAGATTCATGCCCAGTCCTTGCGATGACGGATCAGGCCTTCCTGGGTCACCGACGCTACGAGTTGCCCGGCGCGGTTGAACACGCTGCCACGGGAGAACCCGCGAGAGTTGCCGGCCCACGGGCTGTCCATGGCGTAGAGCAACCAGTCATCGGCACGCAGGTCATTGTGGAACCACAGCGCGTGGTCGAGGCTGGCGACCTGCATGTCTTTCTGCCAGACCGATTTGCCGTGGGGCAACATCGAGGTGGTCAGCAGACCGAAGTCCGAGGCATAAGCCAGCAAATATTTGTGCAGCGCCGGGATGTCGGCCAATGCGCCGTCGGCACGGAACCACACGTATTTGATCGGATCCGCCGGTTGCGGGTTGTACGGATCTTTTTCGGTGACCGGGCGCACTTCGATCGGTTTCGGGCACAGCAGCTTTTCGCGCATGTGCTCCGGGATCAGGTGCGCGCGTTGCTGGGTCAGTTCCAGCTCCGACGGCAGGTTTTCCGGGCCGACCACTTGCGGCATCTGGCTCTGGTGTTCAAAGCCTTCTTCGTCGTACTGGAACGACGCGCTGCAGGTGAAAATCGGGTGGCCCTTCTGGATCGCGGTCACCCGGCGGGTGCTGAAACTGCCGCCGTCACGCACGCGGTCAACCGAGTAGACCACCGGCAACTTGGCATCGCCCGGACGCAGGAAATAACCGTGCATCGAATGCACATGACGCGCTTCTTCAACGGTCTGACTGGCCGCCGACAGCGACTGGCCGAGCACCTGGCCGCCGAACAACTGGCGAAAGCCCAGATCCTGGCTGCGACCACGGAACAGATTTTCCTCGATCGGTTCGAGGGTCAGCAGATCCACCAGATCTTCCAACACTTGGCTCATTCAGACTCTCCTCACACAAAGCAATGCCGCGCAGTCTTGGCTGCGGCGGGGGATTCAGGTTCTGGCCCGGCCCCTCAGGGTGCCGGCCATTGTAAACGTCCGCGCCTGCTTATCCATGCAAGGTTTCCAGCCACTGCTCCCTCGTGATGCGGTACAACACATGCCGCCGTAACGGGTGACCGTCCGCGAGACGCGGGTGGTCGAAATCATCCTGCGGGGCGTGGTGCATGCCGATCGCCTGCATGACTTTCTGCGACGGCAGATTGGTCTCGCTGGTGAACGACACCACTTCATCCAGCGCCACCCGGTCAAAGCCGCAACGCAGAGCGGTCCAGGCCGCTTCGCTGGCATAACCCAGGCCCCAGTGTTCCTTGGCCAGGCGCCAGCCGATTTCCACCGCCGGGGTGAACGGCGCATCGAAGCCGACCACGCCGAGCCCGGTAAAACCGATGAACTCGCCGCTGTCCTTGCGCTGCAGCGCCCACAGGCCATAACCGTGCTCGGCAAAATGCCCGCGCACCCGACCGATCAGCGCGGCGCTTTCCAGCCGGCTCAAGGGCGCGGGGAAGTAGCGCATCACCTGCGGGTCGGCGCACATCGCCGCAAACGCCGGCAAATCCTCGTCCTGCCATTGGCGCATCAACAGCCTTGCGCTTTCCAGCTCCAGTATCGGTTCCATCCTGCCCCTCCGCTTGATGCCGCCAGTCTACATCGCTGTTAGGCTTTGCACTCTTTCCTGCAGCCTCTATGAATAGTCCACCATGCCGTTGCCGCTGATCTACCACGAAGACTACAGCCCGGAATTTCCGGCGGATCACCGCTTCCCCATGGACAAGTTCCGCCTGCTGCGCGATCACCTGGTGGCCAGCGGCCTCACCCGCGATGAAGACCTGCTGCGCCCTGAACTGTGCCCGGTCGACATTCTCGCCCTGGCTCATGACCGCGGTTATATCGAACGCTACATGAGCGGCGAGTTGTCTCGCGAGGACCAGCGGCGCCTCGGCCTGCCATGGAACGAAGCCCTGGCCCGACGCACGGTGCGGGCCGTCGGCGGTTCGATTCTGGCGGCTGAGAAAGCGCTGGAACATGGTCTGGCCTGTCATCTGGCCGGCGGCACCCATCACGCCCATTACGACTACCCCGCCGGCTTCTGCATCTTCAATGACCTGGCGATCATCAGCCACTACCTGCTGCAAAGCGGCCGGGTGAACCGGGTGCTGATCTTCGACTGCGACGTGCATCAGGGCGACGGCACTGCGCGGATTCTGCACGACACCCCGGAAGCGATCACCGTTTCCCTGCATTGCGAAAAGAACTTTCCTGCACGCAAGGCCGAAAGCGACTGGGACATTCCGCTGCCCAACGGCATGGGCGACGCCGATTACCTGAAAGTGGTCGACGATGCGCTCAACTACCTGCTGCCGCTGTATCAACCGGATCTGGTGCTGTATGACGCCGGCGTCGACGTGCACAAGGACGACGCCCTCGGTTACCTGCAACTGACCGACGAAGGCGTTGCCGCCCGCGATGAAAGCGTGATGCGCCATTGCCTGGGCCGCGACATCCCGGTGGTCGGAGTGATCGGCGGCGGTTACAGCAAGGATCGCCACGCCCTGGCCCGCCGCCACGGCATCCTGCATCACAGTGCGCAGCGCGTCTGGCAGTCATCGGGTTGTCATTGAGTTGTGCTGCGTTACCCACAATGGCTGTGGAACGGCCTGTGGATAACCTGAGCGAAAGGGACTACAGCCCAAGCTGAACATGGCCTGCAGCGCGCTGGTTGTTTTTTGATCAGGCCTTTCGATCATCACAAATCCCTGTGGGAGCGAGCTTGCTCGCGATGGCGTCAGTACATTCAACATTTAACTGAATGACTCACCGCTTTCGCGAGCAAGCTCGCTCCCACCCGGTTTCTGCGCTGTTAGAATGCGCGCCATATTTCGTCAGACCGCAGCGCACGCCATGACCCAGATTCACGCCACCTATCCCGCTCACGTCGCCATCATCGGCGGTGGTCCCGCCGGCCTGATGGCCGCCGAAGTGCTGAGCCAGGCCGGAGTCCGCGTCGATCTGTACGACGGCATGCCCTCGGTGGGCCGCAAGTTCCTGCTGGCCGGGGTTGGCGGCATGAACATCACCCATTCCGAAACCTACCCGGCGTTCCTCTCGCGCTACGCCGAACGTGCCCCGAACATCGCCCCGCTGCTGCGCGCCTTCGACGCCGACGCACTGTGCCGGTGGATTCAGGAGCTGGGCATCGAAACCTTCATCGGCAGCTCCGGCCGGGTGTTCCCCACCGACATGAAAGCCGCGCCGCTGCTGCGCGCCTGGCTCAAGCGCCTGCGCGACAGCGGCGTGGTTATCCACACCCGCCACCGCTGGCTCGGCTGGGATGAAAACGGCGCGTTACGCATCGACAGCCCGGAAGGCGAGAAAACCCTCACCCCCGACGCCACCCTGCTCGCTCTCGGCGGCGGCAGTTGGTCGCGACTGGGCTCCGACGGCGCGTGGATGCTGGCGCTGGAGCAACGCGGCGTAGGACTGGCGCCATTGCAGCCAAGCAATTGTGGCTTCGAGGTGCAGGCCTGGAGCGAATTGATGGTCAGCAAATTCGCCGGCGCACCGCTGAAAAATATCGCCATTGGTTTGAACGATGATGTTCCTCGCCTTGGCGAATGCGTGATTACCGCGACCGGCATCGAAGGCAGTCTGATCTATGCGCTGTCGGCACCGATTCGTGAAGCGATCAATGTGCACGGAGCAGCGACTGTTCACATCGACCTGCTGCCCGGCCGGCCTGTGGATAAATTGCAGGCGGCGTTGAGCAAACCGCGGGGTTCGCGCTCGATGGCCAAGCATCTGCATAGTCAGGTCGGAATTGATGGGGTGAAAGCGGCGTTGTTGCGCGAGCTCACTGATGCTGCGACGTTTGCCGATCCGGCGCTGTTAGCCAGGGCGATCAAGGCGTTGCCGCTGATGCTGGTGAAAACCCGACCGCTGGACGAGGCGATCAGCAGTGCCGGTGGCGTGACATTCGAGGCAATGGATGAGCGCTTGATGCTCAAGGCGTTGCCGGGGGTGTTTTGTGCGGGGGAAATGCTGGATTGGGAAGCGCCGACTGGGGGGTATCTGCTGACGGCGTGTTTTGCCAGTGGCCGGGCGGCCGGAGCTGGA
Protein-coding sequences here:
- a CDS encoding MFS transporter encodes the protein MIPSQTSRMAPAMSTATGGIGDKIRGAMAVGKTRWGMLALVFFATTLNYIDRAALGVMQPILAKEMSWTAMDYANINFWFQVGYAIGFVLQGRLIDRVGVKRVFFCAVLLWSLATGAHGLATSAVGFMVCRFILGLTEAANYPACVKTTRLWFPAGERAVATGIFNAGTNVGAMFTPMLLPLILRVWGWQAAFLCMSALGGIWLLFWGLKYFNPEDHPSVKQSELDYIQKEVEPEQARVPFSRILRMRGTWAFALAYALTAPVFWFYLYWLPPFLNQQYNLGINVTQMGIPLIIIYVTADFGSVGGGILSSFLIGRGMNSIKARLLSMFLFACCIIGVVMAAGSANLWIAVAAISLAIGAHQAWTANIWSLVMDYTPKHMMSTVFGFGGMCAAIGGMFMTQIVGHILTVTNNNYTVLFTLIPAMYFIALTWMYFVAPRKIPTVTE
- a CDS encoding DMT family transporter, whose amino-acid sequence is MTVSTPLSGVNQPFKGILLIVVATFLFSSHDALSKYLSGFYPIVMVVWARYLVHTLLMAGIFLPQSGLRVLRTKRPLWQLARALCLLGTSLFFTTALLYIPLAEATAVNFLAPVLVTALSVPLLKERVTGGQWIAVVCGFIGVLIIVHPGGDLFTPAILLPFCSALFFCFYQLLTRKLSEVDSPTTSNFFAGLCNTLVMSALVPFFWQVPSLGHGLLMLALGSCGMTAHLFLTQAFRHAAPALLAPFGYCQIVFAGLLGWLLFAHTPTLMTVIGIAVICCSGLAAAWQQSRR
- a CDS encoding sugar phosphate isomerase/epimerase family protein, encoding MSERILSLASLTVLELSPPEMVEVAARAGYSHVGLRLEPATPEEYHFALVADGDLRRQTLARLRDTGIGVLDVEILRLKPQTVVADFEKLLSVGAEFGASELLVAGNDPDEQRLTDHFAALCDLAAPYGLHPHLEFMPWTDTRNLEQALRIVDNAGRENGAVLIDAFHFDRSGSRLEDLAGVPVSRLRYAQLCDVAGPRPTDMAEILRQARHERRFPGEGDCDLIGLLHSLAANLPLSLEIPTVKLLEQGVSGLQRAQMAIDRTRELLARL
- a CDS encoding IclR family transcriptional regulator, translated to MAGSQIERVFSVLESLTSDPRGLPMQALADQLDIPKSATHRLLAELIRLGYVRQNPETLRYHLSTKLVAMGFQYLSSSGADIVQPVLDRLAQETGELVRLGVIDGERQTWIAKAQGARIGLRYDPDMGRDAPLFYTASGHAWLACMSDAEALSLVERQGAEVPADIGPNAPRSNIELLERLRVAREQGYACVEESSAVGTSAIAAVVKHPADGRVIGVLSIAGPSARMPGARLHELAPLLLTFTEELSAASLASELFV
- a CDS encoding FAD-dependent oxidoreductase, with the translated sequence MPALPDIDCDVLVVGSGAAGLSAAVTAAWHGLKVIVVEKDPVFGGATAWSGGWAWVPCNPLARRAGIVEDVELPRTYLRHELGEHYDPAMIDAFLEAGPRMVAFFEQHTALQFADGNAIADIHGETPGAGTGGRSVIAAPYDGRKAGRLLKRLRTTMRETSFMGMPIMAGADLSAFLNLTRSLSAAWHVTRRFTRHLLDLALHGRAMQLVNGVALVARLAKSAEDLGVLLWESAPVTELLRDESRITGARVNTAKGPVNVHTRKAVVLAAGGFANDVERRKALFPRTPTGHEHWALPPLAVNGDGLRLGETVGGRVNTDVASPVAWAPVSQVPHSDGSIGHFPHIIERGKPGIIGVLRNGQRFVNEANGYYDYVSAMVAAAPEGEEVASWLICTRAFQRRYGLGMSRPFPVPVSGFIRSGYLKTGNTLEELAGACGIDPNGLRATLHDYNHHARHGEDPLFGRGSTPYNRKQGDPAQKPNPCVAPIEQGPFYAVKVQPGCFGTFAGLKVNPHAQVLDANDLPIAGLYAAGGDMASIMGGHYPAGGINLGPALTFGYVAARHMAGT